Proteins from one Bacteroides zhangwenhongii genomic window:
- a CDS encoding recombinase family protein: MKTAVIYARVSSSNDRQDTSRQIEDLKKYAISQGIEIVNIFQEHISGAKKIEERQILGECLEYCKRESVNILLLSELSRLGRSTLQVLRSLDILHESKVSVYIQNLGLYTLQPNGEVNPIASIMVTVLAEMANIERSNIQYRLNSGRANYIAKGGKLGRKTGSTKTDDKKKEEYKEVIALLRKGYSIRNIAKLQSIGISTVQRIKNQFIKP, translated from the coding sequence ATGAAAACAGCCGTAATATATGCCCGTGTTTCGTCAAGTAATGACAGACAGGACACAAGCAGACAAATAGAGGATTTAAAGAAATATGCTATTTCACAGGGTATAGAAATTGTGAATATATTCCAAGAGCATATTTCAGGTGCAAAGAAAATAGAGGAAAGACAGATTTTAGGAGAATGTTTGGAATACTGTAAACGTGAATCTGTGAATATCCTACTTTTGTCTGAATTGTCAAGACTAGGAAGAAGCACATTACAGGTTCTTCGCTCTTTAGATATATTACATGAATCGAAAGTATCGGTTTACATACAGAACTTGGGCTTATATACTTTGCAACCAAATGGGGAAGTTAATCCAATAGCGTCTATCATGGTGACAGTGCTTGCAGAAATGGCAAATATCGAAAGAAGTAATATCCAATACCGTTTGAATAGTGGTAGGGCAAATTATATTGCCAAAGGTGGTAAACTTGGCAGAAAGACAGGTTCAACTAAAACGGATGATAAGAAAAAAGAAGAATATAAAGAAGTCATTGCTTTACTAAGAAAAGGCTATTCAATCAGAAATATAGCTAAGCTACAAAGTATTGGTATTTCAACCGTTCAACGGATAAAAAATCAGTTTATAAAGCCATAA
- a CDS encoding DUF3871 family protein, with amino-acid sequence MRNLQIIGNVPQVRRESNFGEYAEEAVIIEEQPKVKKENPHFLEANTLEVTMQHLKEDCITPVFAKDNELTIPHPAFIDTVYDAANTFFSGESIDKPDIRVSHIIKGRVPEAIHKPANQLLESDKTIYYERCAFIIQIPTIYETVNGNKLILTIGGVRAYNHTNLYSKKGAERFKVFIGFICKVCTNLCVSTDGFLSCLEVTNTKDLYRAVLEMFQSYQPAKHLHLLQTLGNSYLTEHQFCQLLGRMRLHQSLPQGYQKNIPKMLITDSQINTVAKAYINDKNFGSLGNDISMWKLYNLLTGANKSSYIDSFLDRAVNATEIATGINAALHGDTKYKWFID; translated from the coding sequence ATGAGAAATCTACAAATTATTGGCAATGTGCCACAGGTAAGAAGAGAAAGTAACTTTGGTGAGTATGCAGAAGAAGCGGTAATAATCGAAGAACAACCAAAAGTTAAAAAAGAGAATCCTCATTTCTTGGAAGCTAATACATTAGAGGTAACAATGCAACATTTGAAAGAAGATTGTATTACACCCGTATTTGCCAAAGATAATGAGCTTACAATTCCTCACCCTGCATTTATTGATACTGTTTATGACGCTGCAAATACGTTCTTCAGTGGTGAAAGTATTGATAAGCCCGATATTCGTGTAAGTCATATTATTAAAGGGAGAGTGCCCGAAGCAATACACAAACCTGCAAATCAACTTCTCGAAAGTGATAAGACTATCTACTACGAAAGATGTGCTTTTATTATTCAGATTCCTACGATTTACGAAACGGTGAACGGGAATAAGTTAATATTAACTATTGGTGGTGTTCGTGCTTATAATCACACTAATCTTTATTCAAAGAAAGGAGCAGAACGCTTTAAAGTGTTTATTGGCTTTATTTGTAAAGTATGCACAAACTTGTGTGTGTCAACAGACGGTTTTCTTAGCTGTTTGGAAGTAACTAATACCAAAGATTTATATCGGGCAGTATTGGAAATGTTTCAGAGTTACCAACCTGCAAAACATCTACACTTACTGCAAACACTTGGTAATTCATACCTTACAGAACATCAATTTTGCCAACTACTTGGGAGGATGAGACTTCATCAATCATTACCACAAGGTTATCAGAAAAATATTCCTAAAATGCTTATCACAGATTCGCAAATAAATACAGTTGCAAAAGCATACATTAATGATAAGAACTTTGGGAGCTTGGGAAATGATATTAGTATGTGGAAATTGTACAATCTATTGACAGGAGCAAATAAGAGCAGTTATATAGATTCATTCTTGGATAGAGCAGTAAATGCAACCGAAATAGCAACGGGAATAAATGCCGCTTTACATGGAGACACTAAATATAAGTGGTTTATTGATTGA